The following are encoded together in the Salvia hispanica cultivar TCC Black 2014 chromosome 6, UniMelb_Shisp_WGS_1.0, whole genome shotgun sequence genome:
- the LOC125193675 gene encoding uncharacterized protein LOC125193675 isoform X1 encodes MRSWLLMFLLILSVLIHDAQGRILISNKASTPAEADHGLHQEKLGEMNKSNDEKESKKWSGSNRKLTLIHISSTTTIAKSGEIKSEALVSTNSKMGREDQNVVVNSSSKTQQEQDIVDMAEMDYTLARRKPPIHN; translated from the exons ATGAGGTCATGGCTACTGATGTTCCTGCTAATTTTGTCTGTTCTAATTCATGATGCTCAAG gtagaattttaattagtaataaaGCATCCACTCCAGCTGAAGCTGATCATGGGCTACAT CAGGAAAAACTTGGTGAGATGAACAAGAGCAATGATGAGAAAGAAAGCAAGAAGTGGTCAG GAAGCAATAGGAAACTTACTTTGATCCATATTTCTAGCACTACCACCATTGCTAAG AGTGGTGAAATAAAATCGGAGGCCCTTGTTTCAACTAACTCGAAAATGGGAAGGGAAGACCAAAATGTTGTTGTTAATTCATCGTCGAAAACGCAGCAAGAGCAAGATATTGTAGACATGGCTGAGATGGATTACACCTTGGCAAGAAGAAAACCACCAATACACAACTAA
- the LOC125193675 gene encoding uncharacterized protein LOC125193675 isoform X2 — MRSWLLMFLLILSVLIHDAQGRILISNKASTPAEADHGLHEKLGEMNKSNDEKESKKWSGSNRKLTLIHISSTTTIAKSGEIKSEALVSTNSKMGREDQNVVVNSSSKTQQEQDIVDMAEMDYTLARRKPPIHN; from the exons ATGAGGTCATGGCTACTGATGTTCCTGCTAATTTTGTCTGTTCTAATTCATGATGCTCAAG gtagaattttaattagtaataaaGCATCCACTCCAGCTGAAGCTGATCATGGGCTACAT GAAAAACTTGGTGAGATGAACAAGAGCAATGATGAGAAAGAAAGCAAGAAGTGGTCAG GAAGCAATAGGAAACTTACTTTGATCCATATTTCTAGCACTACCACCATTGCTAAG AGTGGTGAAATAAAATCGGAGGCCCTTGTTTCAACTAACTCGAAAATGGGAAGGGAAGACCAAAATGTTGTTGTTAATTCATCGTCGAAAACGCAGCAAGAGCAAGATATTGTAGACATGGCTGAGATGGATTACACCTTGGCAAGAAGAAAACCACCAATACACAACTAA